In a single window of the bacterium genome:
- a CDS encoding ATP-binding cassette domain-containing protein — translation MTVSLQLDRVSYRYTGIGASDRMVLSDIDLEIGGNGCTALVGPSGSGKTTLIQHFTGLLRPSSGSVRVDGEEIWSKGFDQTRLRQRIGLVFQFPEAQLFEESVALDIAFGPHNLGWPEARIEAAVARAMHQVDLDPDCFRNRSPFQLSEGEKRRAAIAGVLAMEPEMIVLDEPTAGLDPRGVRGVEAMIERLLEAGTTVVVVTHNMDFVNNIAGRVLVMMAGRIVFDGPPGRLFADAALLQAASLEMPRFLQEKEKRAATWPPALRAAGSLRALRAIVRKRDSRIDSGHLK, via the coding sequence ATGACCGTTAGTCTGCAGCTTGATAGAGTCAGTTACCGCTATACCGGCATCGGCGCCTCGGACCGGATGGTCCTGAGCGACATCGACCTTGAAATCGGCGGCAACGGCTGCACGGCACTCGTCGGCCCAAGCGGCTCGGGTAAAACCACCCTGATCCAGCATTTCACCGGACTGCTGCGCCCCTCTTCGGGGAGCGTCCGCGTCGACGGAGAAGAGATCTGGAGCAAGGGCTTCGACCAGACCCGGCTGCGGCAGCGTATCGGCCTGGTCTTCCAGTTTCCCGAGGCGCAGCTGTTTGAGGAGAGCGTTGCCCTGGACATCGCCTTCGGACCGCACAATCTCGGCTGGCCGGAGGCGCGGATCGAGGCTGCTGTGGCGAGGGCGATGCACCAAGTCGACCTCGATCCAGACTGTTTCCGCAACCGCTCACCCTTTCAGCTCAGCGAAGGGGAAAAGCGGCGCGCAGCCATTGCCGGCGTGCTCGCCATGGAGCCCGAAATGATCGTTTTGGATGAGCCGACAGCGGGTCTCGATCCGCGCGGCGTCCGCGGTGTCGAGGCGATGATCGAACGCCTGCTGGAGGCGGGGACCACAGTGGTGGTGGTCACCCACAACATGGATTTCGTCAACAACATCGCCGGCCGCGTGCTGGTGATGATGGCCGGCCGTATTGTCTTCGACGGGCCGCCCGGCCGCCTCTTCGCCGATGCCGCGCTGCTGCAAGCCGCGAGTCTCGAGATGCCACGCTTCCTGCAAGAGAAGGAGAAGAGGGCCGCGACCTGGCCGCCAGCCCTCCGCGCAGCCGGGAGCCTGCGCGCCCTGCGCGCGATTGTTCGAAAAAGAGACAGCCGGATTGATTCCGGACACCTGAAGTGA